The Acidianus manzaensis genome has a window encoding:
- a CDS encoding FmdE family protein: MIKMNKKNHEIPEWAFEFHGHRCPAMPLGYLAGMYAMQLLGVEKEKDTNTFVFSETGDEHHQGCFDDGVQIATGCTYGKGNYKRLQYGKIAIVLYKPGKGAVRVKPKPEILDSCSTFEFFKYRKSGIPASQVPREVADEVIGYVLSKDFEELFTYEFVKNFEFSPEKKTMLRIKCDDCGEPTYENYIKIFNGKKLCPRCYEIERGRRK, from the coding sequence ATGATAAAAATGAATAAGAAAAACCATGAAATACCCGAATGGGCATTTGAATTTCACGGACATAGATGTCCTGCAATGCCCTTAGGTTATTTAGCAGGAATGTATGCAATGCAACTATTAGGAGTTGAAAAAGAGAAAGATACTAATACGTTTGTTTTTTCTGAAACCGGAGATGAACATCATCAAGGCTGTTTTGATGACGGAGTTCAAATAGCTACTGGATGTACATATGGTAAAGGGAATTACAAACGTTTACAATATGGTAAAATTGCTATAGTACTTTATAAACCTGGAAAAGGCGCTGTAAGAGTAAAACCTAAACCAGAGATATTAGATTCATGCAGTACGTTTGAATTCTTTAAATATAGAAAATCTGGTATTCCTGCTTCACAAGTTCCTAGAGAAGTAGCAGATGAAGTAATAGGATATGTATTATCTAAAGATTTTGAGGAATTATTTACTTACGAATTTGTAAAGAATTTCGAATTTTCTCCTGAGAAGAAGACTATGTTAAGGATTAAATGCGATGATTGTGGTGAACCTACATACGAAAATTACATCAAAATTTTTAATGGAAAAAAGCTTTGTCCTCGTTGCTATGAAATTGAAAGAGGTAGAAGGAAATGA
- a CDS encoding glycosyltransferase produces MTKISVIVTAYNREKYLSDALNSIKIQTIDKDKIEVILVKNFPFIFDLDNLIAIEDNSEYVGEKIYKGLINSSGDIICFLDDDDTYDKEKLERVYELFNFFDPIYYHNNFKTIDKDKNPIEIESDYLKIPPYGKFNLNQTTLIVDEIITKKIKYYLKNNANFNSSSICIKREVLENYIDILRKIKVLIDSFLFYIAMLSPGKIVLDPLKLTSYRIHSIQTSSGSLQDLETYRNSFIKLLEKVIHDIEVINSLYMEKSININLNDVILYKLLYGIFSNTKVETQLRFDKNLILYYLLYLSPKFFKDIFINQQFKKNVKERK; encoded by the coding sequence ATGACAAAAATATCAGTCATAGTTACAGCTTATAATAGAGAAAAATATCTTTCTGACGCTTTAAATTCCATTAAAATACAAACAATAGACAAAGATAAAATAGAAGTAATTCTAGTAAAAAATTTTCCGTTTATTTTTGATTTGGATAATTTAATAGCTATAGAGGATAACTCAGAATATGTGGGAGAAAAAATATATAAAGGATTAATAAATTCTAGCGGAGATATAATATGCTTTCTAGACGATGATGATACTTATGACAAAGAAAAGCTTGAAAGAGTATATGAATTATTTAATTTCTTTGATCCAATTTACTATCATAATAATTTTAAGACTATAGATAAAGACAAAAATCCTATAGAAATAGAAAGTGATTATCTAAAAATTCCTCCATATGGTAAATTCAATTTAAACCAAACTACACTTATTGTTGATGAAATAATTACGAAGAAGATTAAATATTATCTCAAAAATAATGCGAATTTCAATTCCAGCTCTATATGCATAAAGAGGGAAGTCTTAGAAAACTACATCGATATCTTAAGGAAGATAAAAGTGTTAATAGATTCATTTTTATTTTATATAGCAATGCTTTCACCAGGGAAAATAGTTTTAGATCCTCTAAAGTTAACTAGTTATAGAATTCATTCAATACAAACAAGTTCTGGATCTCTACAAGATTTAGAAACTTATAGGAATTCTTTTATCAAACTACTAGAAAAGGTTATTCATGACATAGAGGTTATAAATAGTTTGTACATGGAAAAATCTATAAACATTAATTTAAATGATGTAATACTGTATAAATTACTTTATGGTATTTTTAGCAATACAAAAGTTGAAACACAATTAAGATTTGATAAAAATCTTATATTATATTATTTGCTATATTTATCTCCTAAATTTTTTAAAGATATATTTATAAATCAACAGTTTAAGAAAAATGTAAAGGAACGCAAGTAA